Proteins from a genomic interval of Gossypium hirsutum isolate 1008001.06 chromosome A09, Gossypium_hirsutum_v2.1, whole genome shotgun sequence:
- the LOC107889416 gene encoding flotillin-like protein 4 → MYYKVANASEYLVITGVGIQDIKLAKKAWILPGQSYTVFDLSPVNYTFEVQAMSAEKLPFVLPAVFTIGPRVDDEPSLLKYAKLISPHDKLSNHVKELVQGIIEGETRVLAASMTMEEIFKGTKEFKLEVFEKVQLELNQFGLLIYNANVKQLVDVPGHEYFSYLGQKTQMEAANQAKVDVAEARMKGEIGSKLREGQTLQNAARIDAETKIISTQRQGEGKKEEIKVKTEVKVYENQREAEIAEANADLAKKKASWAKEAQVAEVESAKAVALREAELQREVERMNALTRTEKLKAEFLSQASVEYDTKVQEANWELYQKQKQAEAILYEKEKEAAGQKAIADAAFYGRQRVADVELYAKQKEAEGLMALAQAQGVYLRTLLEALGGNYAALRDYLMINGGMFQEIAKINAEAVRGLQPKISIWTNGGGEAIDGNGSNAMKEVAGVYRMLPPLFKTVHEQTGMLPPPWMGTLPDPKKATTD, encoded by the exons ATGTACTATAAGGTAGCAAATGCATCAGAATATCTTGTCATTACTGGTGTTGGCATCCAAGACATAAAGCTGGCCAAGAAGGCATGGATTCTCCCTGGTCAGTCTTACACCGTTTTCGACCTCTCCCCCGTTAACTACACCTTCGAAGTCCAAGCCATGAGCGCCGAGAAGCTCCCCTTTGTCCTCCCCGCTGTTTTCACTATTGGGCCTCGTGTCGATGATGAGCCCAGTCTCCTCAAGTATGCCAAGCTTATCTCTCCTCACGACAAGCTCTCTAACCATGTGAAAGAGCTCGTACAAGGAATCATCGAAGGCGAAACAAGGGTCCTTGCTGCTTCTATGACCATGGAAGAGATTTTCAAAGGAACCAAAGAGTTCAAACTCGAGGTTTTTGAGAAAGTCCAGCTTGAACTCAACCAGTTTGGACTTTTGATTTACAACGCTAATGTTAAGCAGCTTGTGGATGTCCCTGGCCACGAGTACTTCTCTTACTTGGGTCAAAAGACTCAAATGGAAGCTGCTAATCAGGCCAAAGTGGATGTTGCAGAGGCCAGAATGAAGGGGGAGATCGGGTCCAAGCTACGGGAGGGCCAAACACTTCAAAACGCCGCCAGAATCGATGCGGAGACCAAGATTATATCCACGCAGCGGCAAGGAGAGGGGAAGAAGGAGGAGATAAAGGTAAAGACTGAGGTGAAGGTTTATGAGAATCAAAGAGAAGCTGAGATAGCTGAGGCAAACGCAGATTTGGCAAAGAAGAAGGCAAGTTGGGCTAAGGAAGCGCAAGTGGCGGAGGTGGAATCCGCCAAGGCTGTGGCGTTGAGGGAAGCTGAGTTGCAAAGAGAGGTGGAGAGGATGAACGCTTTGACCAGGACTGAGAAGCTCAAGGCTGAGTTTCTTAGCCAAGCAAGTGTTGAGTACGATACCAAG GTGCAAGAAGCAAATTGGGAGCTGTACCAAAAACAGAAACAAGCAGAGGCAATTCTGTATGAGAAGGAAAAAGAGGCAGCAGGGCAAAAGGCAATAGCAGATGCAGCATTTTATGGTCGTCAAAGGGTTGCGGATGTAGAACTGTATGCAAAGCAGAAAGAGGCGGAAGGGCTTATGGCACTGGCACAAGCCCAAGGTGTTTATCTACGAACACTTTTAGAGGCATTGGGCGGCAATTATGCTGCCCTAAGGGATTACTTGATGATCAATGGTGGAATGTTTCAAGAGATTGCTAAGATCAACGCTGAAGCCGTGCGGGGACTTCAGCCTAAGATTAGCATTTGGACTAACGGTGGTGGAGAAGCAATTGATGGTAATGGAAGCAACGCCATGAAGGAGGTTGCTGGTGTTTATCGGATGCTGCCGCCCTTGTTTAAGACGGTGCACGAGCAAACTGGAATGCTTCCGCCTCCCTGGATGGGCACATTGCCGGACCCAAAAAAAGCTACCACCGATTAA
- the LOC107889415 gene encoding glycerol-3-phosphate dehydrogenase [NAD(+)] GPDHC1, cytosolic isoform X1 has translation MVGSIDTLHRSLNSNGSFYNFNGLEEKLDELRHLLCKSDGDPLRIVSVGAGAWGSVFAALLQDSYGQFRDKVQIRIWRRPARAVDRATAEHLFEVINSREDVLRRLIRRCAYLKYVEARLGDRTLFADEILKDGFCLNMIDTPLCPLKVVTNLQEAVWDADIVVNGLPSTETRDVFQEISNYWKERITVPIIISLSKGIEAALQPLPHIITPTQMINRATGVPIENILYLGGPNIASEIYNKEYANARICGAEQWRKPLAKFLRQPHFIVWDNSDLVTHEVMGGLKNVYAIGAGMVAALTKESATSKSVYFAHCTSEMIFITHLLAEEPEKLAGPLLADTYVTLLKGRNAWYGQMLAKGELSRDMGDSISGKGMIQGVSAVGAFYELLSQSSLSVLHPDGNKPVAPVELCPLLKTLYKILITREKTAEAILQALRDETLNDPRERIEIAQTHAFYKPSLLGQP, from the exons ATGGTAGGGAGTATAGACACATTGCACCGGAGTTTGAACTCAAATGGATCTTTTTACAACTTTAATGGTTTGGAGGAGAAACTTGATGAGCTTCGGCACCTTCTATGCAAGAGTGATGGTGATCCGTTGAGGATTGTGAGTGTGGGAGCAGGTGCTTGGGGAAGTGTGTTCGCAGCTTTGCTGCAAGATAGCTACGGGCAGTTTCGAGACAAGGTTCAAATCAGAATATGGAGGAGGCCTGCAAGAGCAGTTGATAGAGCTACCGCAGAACATCTCTTTGAAGTGATCAATTCCAGGGAAGATGTATTGAGGAGGTTGATACGACGTTGTGCCTATTTGAAGTATGTTGAGGCTAGGCTAGGCGATCGAACACTATTTGCGGATGAGATTTTGAAAGATGGGTTTTGCTTGAACATGATTGATACGCCACTTTGTCCTTTGAAAGTTGTGACTAATTTGCAGGAAGCTGTTTGGGATGCCGATATCGTGGTAAACGGCTTGCCTTCCACCGAGACACGTGATGTGTTCCAAGAGATCAGCAATTATTGGAAAGAAAGGATCACTGTGCCTATCATTATCTCTTTGTCTAAGGGTATAGAGGCTGCACTGCAACCCCTTCCTCATATCATTACCCCAACACAAATGATTAATCGAGCAA CTGGAGTACCTATAGAGAACATACTCTATCTTGGGGGACCAAATATTGCCTCTGAGATATACAACAAGGAATATGCTAACGCTCGAATATGTGGAGCCGAACAGTGGAGAAAACCCCTAGCAAAGTTCTTAAGACAGCCCCATTTCATTGTATGGGACAACAGTGATCTTGTCACTCATGAAGTCATGGGCGGCCTGAAGAATGTCTATGCCATCGGAGCCG GAATGGTAGCAGCCCTGACCAAGGAAAGTGCTACTAGCAAATCTGTGTATTTTGCACATTGTACATCAGAAATGATATTTATTACCCATTTGTTGGCTGAAGAACCAGAGAAGCTGGCAGGCCCTTTGCTGGCTGACACTTATGTGACATTGTTAAAAGGTCGTAATGCATGGTATGGCCAAATGTTAGCCAAAGGAGAACTAAGTCGAGATATGGGTGATAGCATCAGCGGAAAAGGAATGATTCAG GGAGTGTCTGCAGTAGGAGCATTTTATGAACTTCTGAGTCAATCGAGCTTAAGTGTGTTGCATCCAGATGGAAACAAGCCTGTTGCCCCTGTTGAGTTGTGCCCTCTATTGAAGACGCTCTACAAAATTCTTATAACAAG GGAGAAGACGGCTGAAGCGATTCTGCAGGCACTGAGGGATGAAACCCTGAATGATCCTCGAGAGCGCATTGAGATTGCCCAGACACATGCATTCTATAAACCTTCACTTCTAGGCCAGCCTTGA
- the LOC107889415 gene encoding glycerol-3-phosphate dehydrogenase [NAD(+)] GPDHC1, cytosolic isoform X2 — protein sequence MVGSIDTLHRSLNSNGSFYNFNGLEEKLDELRHLLCKSDGDPLRIVSVGAGAWGSVFAALLQDSYGQFRDKVQIRIWRRPARAVDRATAEHLFEVINSREDVLRRLIRRCAYLKYVEARLGDRTLFADEILKDGFCLNMIDTPLCPLKVVTNLQEAVWDADIVVNGLPSTETRDVFQEISNYWKERITVPIIISLSKGIEAALQPLPHIITPTQMINRATGVPIENILYLGGPNIASEIYNKEYANARICGAEQWRKPLAKFLRQPHFIVWDNSDLVTHEVMGGLKNVYAIGAGMVAALTKESATSKSVYFAHCTSEMIFITHLLAEEPEKLAGPLLADTYVTLLKGRNAWYGQMLAKGELSRDMGDSISGKGMIQGVSAVGAFYELLSQSSLSVLHPDGNKPVAPVELCPLLKTLYKILITSDMVMYEE from the exons ATGGTAGGGAGTATAGACACATTGCACCGGAGTTTGAACTCAAATGGATCTTTTTACAACTTTAATGGTTTGGAGGAGAAACTTGATGAGCTTCGGCACCTTCTATGCAAGAGTGATGGTGATCCGTTGAGGATTGTGAGTGTGGGAGCAGGTGCTTGGGGAAGTGTGTTCGCAGCTTTGCTGCAAGATAGCTACGGGCAGTTTCGAGACAAGGTTCAAATCAGAATATGGAGGAGGCCTGCAAGAGCAGTTGATAGAGCTACCGCAGAACATCTCTTTGAAGTGATCAATTCCAGGGAAGATGTATTGAGGAGGTTGATACGACGTTGTGCCTATTTGAAGTATGTTGAGGCTAGGCTAGGCGATCGAACACTATTTGCGGATGAGATTTTGAAAGATGGGTTTTGCTTGAACATGATTGATACGCCACTTTGTCCTTTGAAAGTTGTGACTAATTTGCAGGAAGCTGTTTGGGATGCCGATATCGTGGTAAACGGCTTGCCTTCCACCGAGACACGTGATGTGTTCCAAGAGATCAGCAATTATTGGAAAGAAAGGATCACTGTGCCTATCATTATCTCTTTGTCTAAGGGTATAGAGGCTGCACTGCAACCCCTTCCTCATATCATTACCCCAACACAAATGATTAATCGAGCAA CTGGAGTACCTATAGAGAACATACTCTATCTTGGGGGACCAAATATTGCCTCTGAGATATACAACAAGGAATATGCTAACGCTCGAATATGTGGAGCCGAACAGTGGAGAAAACCCCTAGCAAAGTTCTTAAGACAGCCCCATTTCATTGTATGGGACAACAGTGATCTTGTCACTCATGAAGTCATGGGCGGCCTGAAGAATGTCTATGCCATCGGAGCCG GAATGGTAGCAGCCCTGACCAAGGAAAGTGCTACTAGCAAATCTGTGTATTTTGCACATTGTACATCAGAAATGATATTTATTACCCATTTGTTGGCTGAAGAACCAGAGAAGCTGGCAGGCCCTTTGCTGGCTGACACTTATGTGACATTGTTAAAAGGTCGTAATGCATGGTATGGCCAAATGTTAGCCAAAGGAGAACTAAGTCGAGATATGGGTGATAGCATCAGCGGAAAAGGAATGATTCAG GGAGTGTCTGCAGTAGGAGCATTTTATGAACTTCTGAGTCAATCGAGCTTAAGTGTGTTGCATCCAGATGGAAACAAGCCTGTTGCCCCTGTTGAGTTGTGCCCTCTATTGAAGACGCTCTACAAAATTCTTATAACAAG TGACATGGTTATGTATGAGGAATAA